In the Streptomyces sp. 3214.6 genome, CATGTCTGATCTCGGATCCGTCGCCTGGCCACCTCCCCCGATCAGGACCGAGAGGCTCGTGCTCCGTGAGTCCGAGGCCCGGGACCGTGCGGCGTTCATCGAGCTGCTCGCCTCGCCGGAGGTGCACACCTACCTCGGCGGTCCCCGGCCGCGTGACGCGCTTGAGCGCGAGACGCCTGAGGTGCCCGAGCGGTGGCCCGGGAGTTTCGTCGTTGATCTCGACGGGTCGATGATCGGCCAGATCCTGCTCAGGAGAGCAACCGGGCACCGTCGCCCGGCTGCCGTGGGGAAGGCCGATCTCGGATACATGTTCCTGCCGCGGACATGGGGATTCGGGTACGCTGCCGAGGCGTGCGCAGTGGCACTCGGCTGGCTCGCTGACGCGCTTCCCGGCGAGCCGGTGGTGCTCACCACCCAGACCGCCAACGTCCGCTCGATGCGCCTCGCGGCGAAACTGGGGTTCACCGAAGTGGAGCGGTTCGAGGCATGGGGCGCCGAGCAGTGGCTCGGCACGTGGTCCCCGGTCACGCTGTCCGACTGAGCTCGTGCTCGGCGGTGTGCATGATGATCAAGATGTGGGGCGAGGGGATCTTTCTGATGAGCGGTGGTCGGTGCTGGAGTCGTTGCTGCCTGCGGTGGGCACAAGTCGCAGGTGGCCTAGCTGTCGGCGGCTGATAGACGGTGTGCGTTGGCGGGTTCGGACCGGAGTTCCGTGGCGGGACCTGCCGTTCGAGTACGGACCGTGGCAGACGGTGTATGGACTGTTCCGGAGATGGCAGCGTCGGGGTGTCTGGACCCGACTGCTGACGTTGTTGCAAGCGAGAGCTGATGCGGCCGGGCTGATCTTCTGGGAGGCCAATGTCGACTCCACCATCTGCCGGGCACACCAGCATGCTGCCGGTGCCCGCCGACGCAGTGCTGTGCCGGAGGAACCGCCAGGCGGAGTCAGCGCCGAACCTGAAGACCGTGGACTGGGCAGGTCGCGAGGCGGGTTCACCACGAAGATTCATCTCGCGTGTGAGCAGGGACAGAAGCCGTTGTCGCTGCTGATCATCGCCGCGCAGCGCGGCGACAGTCCGCAGTTCGAGCCGGTCCTGAACGCGATCGGGGTACCCCGGCCTGGAGCCGGTCGGCCGAGAAGCCGCCCGCTGCGGGTGCGAGGCGATAAGGCGTACTCTTCACGCGCGAATCGCGCCTACCTGCGCAGACGTGGCATCAGGTGCACGATTCCTGAGCCGGCCGATCAGGTCCGCGACCGCAGGCGCCGCGGACGTGGCGATGGCCGTCCGCCCTTCTCCGACCAGGATGACTACAAGGCCCGGCACGCGGTCGAATGCGGGATCAGCCGTCTCAAGCAGCACCGGGCCGTGGCGACCCGGTTGGACAAACTTGCCGTTCGGTTCGAGGCGACGGTTCAGGTCGCGGCGATTGGGCCTGGACCACTTCGAAGGCCGGTCCTGGCCCGGCTGGCACCACCACGTCACCCTCGTGACCGCCGCCCACGCCTTCCTCACCAACAGCGACTGGCCCCAAAAGTGCCAGGACCGGTCTCACCCTCTACCAAGTCCTCGACACCCTCCAGAACACCCTGAGGTGCTGGACCGGCGGCGGTCATCGCCGCCCCGCTCAGGCTCGGGGCCGCT is a window encoding:
- a CDS encoding GNAT family N-acetyltransferase — protein: MSDLGSVAWPPPPIRTERLVLRESEARDRAAFIELLASPEVHTYLGGPRPRDALERETPEVPERWPGSFVVDLDGSMIGQILLRRATGHRRPAAVGKADLGYMFLPRTWGFGYAAEACAVALGWLADALPGEPVVLTTQTANVRSMRLAAKLGFTEVERFEAWGAEQWLGTWSPVTLSD